A genome region from Ligilactobacillus cholophilus includes the following:
- a CDS encoding DnaD domain protein, producing the protein MKKNIGFLAPTLREDIEYEIEEWNQINPEESEKIIVEALKNAIGAQASNKWKYARSVLNSWKEKNIKSLSDIEADDIEHRKKMELKYGKKKSYMRKPREEKMPYWFDDKNNNQVEKDQESKKETRAEINKLMEKINGDDNNG; encoded by the coding sequence ATGAAAAAAAATATTGGTTTCTTAGCACCAACACTTAGAGAAGATATTGAATATGAAATTGAAGAATGGAATCAAATTAATCCTGAGGAATCAGAAAAAATAATTGTTGAAGCACTAAAAAATGCAATAGGTGCACAAGCATCAAATAAATGGAAATATGCAAGATCGGTTCTAAATTCATGGAAAGAGAAAAATATCAAATCATTATCAGATATAGAAGCAGATGATATTGAGCATCGAAAAAAGATGGAACTTAAATATGGAAAAAAGAAAAGCTATATGAGAAAGCCAAGAGAAGAAAAGATGCCATATTGGTTTGATGATAAAAATAATAATCAAGTTGAAAAAGATCAAGAGAGTAAAAAAGAAACTAGAGCTGAAATAAATAAGCTAATGGAAAAAATAAATGGAGATGATAACAATGGATAA